One window of the Cryptomeria japonica chromosome 7, Sugi_1.0, whole genome shotgun sequence genome contains the following:
- the LOC131040265 gene encoding uncharacterized protein LOC131040265, with protein MGMIACSQKKMEMGMIGAEKEELNVIIAVDGKGHSITEESILACEWTCKELVSKLLNPSFSINLTILNVQKKIADNAFTNRNIKSWNLYYKKLSERVLEEALNICKKNLKIEAKPSCVVGGEENPQKKICEAVQLLGADLLIMGGRRHCAFRRAIMGCVTEYCSRNAACPVLVITKQKYSSLSNEYPTFVSDDTKSIK; from the exons ATGGGAATGATTGCGTGTTCTCAGAAAAAAATGGAGATGGGAATGATTGGTGccgaaaaagaggaattgaatgtTATAATTGCAGTGGACGGAAAAGGACATAGCATAACCGAGGAAAGTATACTCGCCTGTGAATGGACTTGCAAAGAATTGGTTTCAAAGCTTCTTAATCCATCTTTCTCAATAAATCTCACAATTCTTAATGTGCAAAAGAAGATAGCTGACAATGCATTTACTAATAGAAATATTAAATCGTGGAATTTGTATTACAAAAAACTCTCAGAAAGGGTGTTGGAGGAAGCTCTAAATATATGCAAAAAGAACCTCAAAATAGAAGCAAAACCCAGTTGTGTAGTAGGAGGAGAAGAAAATCCACAGAAGAAGATTTGTGAAGCTGTGCAGCTATTGGGAGCAGATCTTTTGATTATGGGAGGTCGTAGACATTGTGCTTTCAGAAG ggcaATCATGGGATGTGTGACTGAATACTGCTCTCGTAATGCTGCGTGCCCAGTTTTAGTGATAACCAAACAAAAATATTCCTCTTTATCAAATGAATATCCAACATTTGTATCAGATGatacaaaatctatcaaatga